A window of Corvus cornix cornix isolate S_Up_H32 chromosome 4, ASM73873v5, whole genome shotgun sequence contains these coding sequences:
- the GRK4 gene encoding G protein-coupled receptor kinase 4, whose product MEIENIVANTVLLKAREGKRSGRSKKWKEMLKLPPVSHCEGIRCSIERDYNQLCDKQPIGRLLFRQFCDSRPDLKRCIEFLDAVAEYEVSSDEKRIDCGLKVLETYFTNGSAAHLPEIPQETVNECKARLEKNPSKDLFMDCTRIVHEYLSKRPFEVYQESVYFSRFLQWKWLEKQPVTKHTFRHYRVLGKGGFGEVCACQVRATGKMYACKKLEKKRIKKRKGESMALNEKRILEKVNSRFVVSLSYTYETKDALCLVLTIMNGGDLKFHIYNMGNPGFDEERAIFYAAELCCGLEDLQRERIVYRDLKPENILLDDCGHIRISDLGLAVQIPEGETVRGRVGTVGYMAPEVLKNEKYTFSPDWWGLGCLIYEMIEGQSPFRKHKERVKRDEIDRRVKEDQETYSDKFSEEAKSICRMLLAKNPGERLGCTEGGAAVVKQHPIFKNINFKRLEANMLEPPFLPDPRAVYCKDVLDIEQFSTVKGVNLDTTDDDFYSKFVTGCVSIPWQNEMIETGCFEDINAYETDGTVSPDREKSPKPKRGFFHRLFSGEVCFKSDCSDDEQESSRL is encoded by the exons GCAAACGGAGTGGACGTagtaaaaaatggaaagagatgCTGAAGTTGCCCCCTGTCAGTCACTGTGAGGGTATTCGGTGCTCTATCG aaagagACTATAACCAGCTTTGTGACAAACAACCAATAGGAAGACTTCTCTTCAgacagttctgtgattccagaCCAGATTTGAAAAGATGCATTGAATTTCTGGATGCAGTG GCAGAATATGAGGTATCTTCAGATGAAAAGCGCATAGACTGTGGCCTCAAAGTTTTAGAGACGTACTTCACTAATGGG TCTGCAGCACATTTGCCAGAAATACCTCAGGAAACAGTAAATGAATGTAAAGCAAGACTGGAAAAGAACCCTTCTAAGGATCTTTTTATGGACTGTACTAG AATTGTCCATGAATACCTAAGCAAAAGACCTTTTGAAGTTTACCAGGAGAGTGTGTACTTTTCCCGTTTCTTACAGTGGAAATGGCTGGAAAA GCAGCCAGTAACCAAACACACATTTAGGCATTACCGAGTACTAGGCAAAGGTGGATTTGGAGAG GTGTGTGCCTGTCAAGTACGGGCGACAGGAAAAATGTATGCTTGcaaaaagctagaaaaaaagagaataaagaagaggaaaggagaatcAATGGCtctgaatgaaaaaagaattctaGAAAAAGTGAATAGTAGGTTTGTA GTTAGTTTATCCTATACATATGAGACGAAAGATGCTCTGTGTTTAGTATTAACCATAATGAATGGAGGGGATCTGAAGTTTCACATATATAACATGGGAAATCCTGGCTTTGATGAAGAAAGGGCTATTTTCTATGCTGCAGAACTGTGCTGTGGTCTGGAGGATTTGCAAAGGGAGAGAATTGTTTACAG AGACCTGAAGCCTGAGAATATACTTCTTGATGACTGTG GACATATCAGGATTTCAGATCTTGGATTAGCTGTGCAGATTCCAGAAGGTGAGACTGTCCGAGGACGTGTTGGGACTGTTGGTTACATGG CTCCAGAAGTGCTCAAAAACGAGAAGTATACATTCAGTCCAGATTGGTGGGGTCTTGGCTGTTTGATTTATGAAATGATTGAAGGACAGTCTCCATTCAGGAAGCACAAGGAAAGGGTTAAACGGGATGAGATTGACCGGAGAGTAAAGGAAGACCAGGAAACATACTCAGACAAGTTTTCAGAGGAGGCAAAATCCATCTGCAGGATG TTACTTGCTAAAAATCCGGGGGAGCGACTGGGTTGCACtgaaggaggagctgctgttgtAAAGCAACATCCTATTTTCAAGAACATCAACTTCAAGAGGCTGGAAGCTAACATGTTAGAACCTCCATTCTTGCCAGAT CCACGTGCCGTTTATTGTAAAGATGTCCTGGACATTGAGCAGTTCTCAACAGTAAAAGGAGTGAACCTGGATACCACAGATGATGACTTCTATTCCAAATTTGTGACGGGTTGTGTCTCAATCCCTTGGCAAAATGAG ATGATTGAAACGGGATGCTTTGAAGATATCAATGCATATGAAACTGATGGTACTGTGTCACCAGACAGAGAGAAGTCTCCAAAACCAAAGAGAGGCTTCTTTCACAGACTTTTTAGTGGAGAG GTCTGCTTTAAATCTGATTGCAGTGATGATGAGCAGGAGTCCTCCAGACTTTAA